GTCGGTTTGAAGACCGAGGCCGACCGGATGACGCAAGACCCGGACACGGCGAAGGTGCTGTGCGACAACGTGAAGGGGCTCTGCCTGACGCTCGACCCGAGCCACTACCACCACGGCCCGATGTACGGCGCGAAGTACGATCACTTGCTGCCGTATGTTTGTCATACGCAACTGCGCGACTCGAACAAGAAGGCGCTGCAAGTGAAGGTCGGCCAAGGGGAGATCGAATACGGGCGGATCGTATCGCACTTGTTTAAGTTCAAGTACCAACGCGCGTTCTGCGTGAACATCGCCGATCAGGAAGATCCGGAAATCGATCACCTCGGCGAGATGCGAAAAATGAGGTTGCTGTTAGAGAGCTTGCTGTAGGCTTGCCGAACGGACACGCAAGGCTCACGCAACTCGAACAATTATGAGGCCGCGCGATCGCAAGATCGTGCGGCCTTTTTCTTTTTTCGTCGCTTGTCGAACGAACAACTTGCGCATGCGGCTGTAAAGACGTTTGCTCCGGCAATACTAAGCTTCGCGACTCAGCTCTCACGCGAATCTTACAAACACGCAATCTTTCTCTAAAGAGATGTTGCGACAATCCTCGCCGATGAATCAGCAAAGGATCGGCATCTCGTGCGGAGAGTTCGACGTCGAAGCGACGGCGATCAGGCGAGATGCCCCGTTCGGTTGAAAAACCGCAAAGCCGTCAAGGCAGGGAGCAGAGAGAGATGATGTTTTATTTAGGTCGCCATACGTGTCGTCGGAGACGAACGCCTTCGAATATCGCCGAGCGCGCCGCTTTTACGTTGGTGGAAGTTCTCGTCACGATGTCGATCGTCGGGATTCTCGCCGCGATCGCCTTGCCCGCGATTCAGAAAGTTCGCGAGAGTGCGCGCGATGGGACGTGCAAAAGCAATCTCCGACAGCTCGGCGTAGGGCTCATGCAATACGGCACGCGCTCGAACTATCTTTGCTCCGGCGCTTGGGATTGGAAGCGAGACGGAGCGGTGACGGAAGTGGGTTGGGTCGCCGACATGGTGCATCAAGGGACTTCGCCGGGCGATATGCTTTGCCCCTCGAGTCCGCAAAAGCTGAGCAACGTCTACGCGCAGATGTTGACGTTCGACCCGACGGGTAACCCCTGCGCCGACAGCCTCGGCAAGGCCGATCAAACGATGCCCGACGGCACGGTGGTGCCGAACCCTTGCCGTGCGATCTTCACGGCCTCGGACAAAGGGAAGATGCTCGATGAGCTGTTGCTGGCGAAGAAGTTCAATACGAACTATGCGGCGGGCTGGTTCTTGGTGCGCTCCGAAGTCGACATCGACAATCGCGGCCTGCTTGTGAACAAGAAACCTACTTGCGCAAAAACTCCGCGCGAACGGGGCTGCACCTTCGGCCCGTTGGCGATGTCGAAGATCGGCGGCTATCGAGTGACGTCGAGCATCGTGCCGCTCATGGGCTGCGGAATTCAAGCGGAAGCAGGGGAAAACATGCTTTCGCAAGCGGTCGGCGAATTCGACGAAGGAACGTTTCTCGCCGACGCCTTTACCGACGGCCCGCGCGATAAGACGACGAACAAAGCACCGGTCGTTTCCGGCGCAGTCGGCGCCGCGGCTTGGTACGGGCCGTGGAATCAAACGCTGCAAGACTATCGTTCGTTTGCCCCAGTGCATTACGGGCCCGCGTATGGTTCGTGCAACATCCTTTTTCTCGACGGCAGCGTGCAATCGTTCAGCGATCTCAATGGAGATAAATTGCTCAACAACGGCTTCGCCGCTTCTACGGAGTCGGGCTACATCGACGACGAAGTCGAGCTCCCGGCCGCATTGATCCATAGCATGTGGTCGTTGGATCCGGCACGTCTCGCACCTCGATAACGTTTCCACGTTGCAAGCGGCGATCGCGCGATTTCTTGCAGCAAAACTACACTCGCTTCTTACGTGATTCTCACGCGCCGCTGATCGGCATCTGACACGACTTCGCTACAACTGCGGCACGAACACACGACGCACCGCGAGGCAAGTGACGACCTCGCGATGCGATCCTGAATTCAGGTTCTTTCTGTCCGCTTCCCGCAACCCAGTTTGAGAGTGACGAAATGAAAATTCGAAGTTGGAAAGTTGCCCGAGGACGACGCGGTTTTACGCTCGTCGAAATCATGGTGGTCATGACCATCATCGCGATCTTGATCTCGATCTTGGTCCCTGCCGTCGGCTTCGTCCGCGAAACGGCCCGTGGCTCGCAGTGCCGCGCCAGCCTTCGCTCGTTCTTTCTCGGTTTCGCCGGCTTGGCGGATCGCGATAAGAAGCAGCAGTACACGTCGGGTGCTTACGACCCGACCCGTGATGGTTGCCCGGACAGCATCGGTTGGGTCGCCGATCTTGTGAACGCGAAGGTTTGCAAGCCGCAAGAATTGCTCTGCCCGTCGAACCCCGGTCAAGGAAGCGAAAAGTACAACGATTTGATGGCGAGTGCCACCGGTTCCGAACCGACCACGGCGACCCGGCAAGCGATGGGCTCCTGCGGTACGGGTACTACCGTAGCGGCTCTGACCGGCACGCAAGTCGCCGATCTCTTTCTCGCGAAGGGATACGGTACGAACCACATGACGACGTGGTTCATGTCCCGTTCCGCGCCGCCGACCGCCGGTAGCAGCACCACCGGGATCACGGCGAACATGACCGGCACGAAGGCCTGGAGACTCGCCACGGGTGTGAACGCGAGCAAGGGGCCGTTGACCCGTCGGATGGTGGATCAATCGCTCGTCACGTCGAATACGATTCCTCTCGCCGGCGATGCCAACGTCGGAGACATCAAGGATCGTAGCTTGACGGCGTCGATCGTCGGCACCGACGGCACCGAATACCTCGGCGGCGGCGTTCAATTGGTGGAATCGTTCTCGGACGGTCCCTACCTCGTCACCGGCGTCGGTAAGCCGACGAACACCGCGGAAACCATCTACTTTCAAGCCGCTCCCGCTTCGTCTTCGGTGGCCGCTGCGGCTCCGACCGGGATTGCCGTGGAAGAGCAAGGCTATAAGGGCCTCGCTAAGAAGGGGAACACCCAACTCACGTACTTGCAAGACTATCGCGACTTCGGTCCGGTTCACGGCGGCGGTGCCAACGTGCTCTTCGCCGACGGTAGCGTGAAGTCGTTCTCGGATCAAAACGGCGACACCTTCTTGAACCCAGGCTTCATGGCCGATCTGACCTCGGCCGACGGTTATGCCGAAGGGGACAACACGGTCGAGCTTCCTGCCGCCGAAATTTTCAGCGGTATTTTCCTCGAAGCCTTCGCCTCTTCGCCCAAAGGCAACTTGGATTAGTTCGTAAAGGCGTCATGCCTTTAGCTCGGTTACGAGGCGATGTCCCGGAGGCGCTGCGAGCGCCTCCGGGCATCGTCGTTTGACGGAAGTGTTTGATGGAATCTTGTTGCGATCGATTTTCTTTCTGCATCGTCGATTCATTTATTCGGAAGCCACAATGAATACTCGCCGCCTCGCGATCGTGCTGCCGTTGGTCATCGTGTCGTTGGCAGCGGCCTGGATGGTGCGCAGCCGCCTAACAACGACATCGCAGGTCGCGCACGCCGTGCAAGACTCCGTGCAAGACAATGCTTCGCTGCCGACGAAGCAGCCGAAGGTAATTGCCGTCGACAACGTTTTCGATTTCGGCGTGATGAGTCCCGGGGATGAGCAGCGGCGCAAGTTCACGGTGCGCAACGACGGAGAAGCGGATCTCACGTTGTCGCTCGGGAAGACGACCTGTAAATGCACGCTCGCGCATCTCGACGGCACGATCGTTCCGCCGGGCGCGTCGACCGAGATCGAGCTCGAATGGCATACGGAAGAAGCTCAGTTTCGCTTCCGGCAAGCGGCGGTGATCAAAACGAACGATCCGAAGCTGCCGCGCTTCGAGTTGGCGGTCGAAGGGAGTGTGCGCGTCAAGCTGGCGACGTCGCCCGAGAGCGTCTACTTCCCGGAGATTCCGAAGAACGTCGGTCGCAAGAGCGAGATCTTGTTGTATTCGCAGGCTTACGATCGGATCGAGATTCGCTCGCTCGAATCGACTTTGAAATCGGTCACCGTTGAGTTGGCGAACGATACGTCCGCTAGCGATACGTCTGCTGCGGTGTTGCCTCCGGAGTCGCGTTATTTTCGCACTCTGAAGATCGAGAAGTCGCCGGAAAGCAAAGCGGGAGCGTTCGCCGGCGTCGTGCGCGTTCATTACGTCGGGAGTTTCCACGGCGGCAAGGAAGAGCAGGGAGTCTTCGAGCTTCCGGTCAGCGGCGAGACGGTCGGCGACCTTTCGTTGCACGGTCGAAGCGTCGTCGGCACGTTGCTGAATCTCGGCACCGTGTCGCAAGCGCGTGGGACGACGCAAAAAGCTTACGTGCATGTGCGCGGCGATGCGCGCGCGGTTTCCTTCACGGTCGATCGGACCAGCCCGAAGTTTCTCCAGGTCGACATCGGCAAGGGAGAACGACTCTCGCCGACGATCACGCGTTTTCCGATCGAAGTCACCGTTCCTGTCGGAGCACCCCAAATCAATCTGGCGAACGTGGAAACCGGACAGGGGGAAGTCGTGCTCAAGACGACGCATGCCGATCATCCGCAAGTTCGTTTCCAAGTGGCGATGTTGATCGCTCCTTAAAATCGCTTACTGATTTCAACACGACGGTCGGTCTTTCCCATGCTTCACTCGGCGACGTTCACGATTGCGGCGAATTCGGCCGCGGCTCCTTCTGGGGCCGTCACGCCTCACTCCATCGACACGAATCCCACCGCCATGCGGCTGCGGCGGCTCGGCCCGTTCTTAGCGACGACCGTGGTCGGGCTGATCGCCTACGGCAACAGCTTCGACGCGCCGTTCATCTTCGACAGCGCGGCCTATATTCGCGACAACCCGGCTCTTCGTCGGCTCTGGCCGCCGCAAGACTTGCTGGTGTTCGTCCAATCTCGACCGCTGGGATTTATTTCCTTTGCCGTCAACTATGCGCTGCACGGCGCCGAGGTGTGGGGTTACCACGCCGTGAACTTGGCGATTCATATCGTCAACTCTTGGCTGCTGTACCTCTTCGTGCGCGGAACATTGCAGCTGCCGAAGCTCGCGGCTCGCTATGGCTCGTCGGCGACGACGTACGCTACCGTGATCGCCGTCTTATGGGTGGCGCACCCTCTTTGCACGCAGGGGGTCACCTACGTTTATCAGCGCTTGGAATCCTTGGCCTCGTTGTTCTACCTGGCCGCTCTACTCGGCG
This sequence is a window from Planctomycetia bacterium. Protein-coding genes within it:
- a CDS encoding DUF1559 domain-containing protein, with protein sequence MFYLGRHTCRRRRTPSNIAERAAFTLVEVLVTMSIVGILAAIALPAIQKVRESARDGTCKSNLRQLGVGLMQYGTRSNYLCSGAWDWKRDGAVTEVGWVADMVHQGTSPGDMLCPSSPQKLSNVYAQMLTFDPTGNPCADSLGKADQTMPDGTVVPNPCRAIFTASDKGKMLDELLLAKKFNTNYAAGWFLVRSEVDIDNRGLLVNKKPTCAKTPRERGCTFGPLAMSKIGGYRVTSSIVPLMGCGIQAEAGENMLSQAVGEFDEGTFLADAFTDGPRDKTTNKAPVVSGAVGAAAWYGPWNQTLQDYRSFAPVHYGPAYGSCNILFLDGSVQSFSDLNGDKLLNNGFAASTESGYIDDEVELPAALIHSMWSLDPARLAPR
- a CDS encoding DUF1559 domain-containing protein, which produces MKIRSWKVARGRRGFTLVEIMVVMTIIAILISILVPAVGFVRETARGSQCRASLRSFFLGFAGLADRDKKQQYTSGAYDPTRDGCPDSIGWVADLVNAKVCKPQELLCPSNPGQGSEKYNDLMASATGSEPTTATRQAMGSCGTGTTVAALTGTQVADLFLAKGYGTNHMTTWFMSRSAPPTAGSSTTGITANMTGTKAWRLATGVNASKGPLTRRMVDQSLVTSNTIPLAGDANVGDIKDRSLTASIVGTDGTEYLGGGVQLVESFSDGPYLVTGVGKPTNTAETIYFQAAPASSSVAAAAPTGIAVEEQGYKGLAKKGNTQLTYLQDYRDFGPVHGGGANVLFADGSVKSFSDQNGDTFLNPGFMADLTSADGYAEGDNTVELPAAEIFSGIFLEAFASSPKGNLD
- a CDS encoding DUF1573 domain-containing protein, which codes for MNTRRLAIVLPLVIVSLAAAWMVRSRLTTTSQVAHAVQDSVQDNASLPTKQPKVIAVDNVFDFGVMSPGDEQRRKFTVRNDGEADLTLSLGKTTCKCTLAHLDGTIVPPGASTEIELEWHTEEAQFRFRQAAVIKTNDPKLPRFELAVEGSVRVKLATSPESVYFPEIPKNVGRKSEILLYSQAYDRIEIRSLESTLKSVTVELANDTSASDTSAAVLPPESRYFRTLKIEKSPESKAGAFAGVVRVHYVGSFHGGKEEQGVFELPVSGETVGDLSLHGRSVVGTLLNLGTVSQARGTTQKAYVHVRGDARAVSFTVDRTSPKFLQVDIGKGERLSPTITRFPIEVTVPVGAPQINLANVETGQGEVVLKTTHADHPQVRFQVAMLIAP